From one Marinobacter sp. LV10MA510-1 genomic stretch:
- the secF gene encoding protein translocase subunit SecF — MHDAQEKPFDFMGFRKIASILSITLLVLAVGLLAVRGLNFGMDFTGGTSVEFEYQQAPALPEIRTALSDAGYEQFVVQNFGSDKTVLVRLSESGNDMLAQEITSTLTAGGAELKLISSEFIGSQVGEELKEDSGLGMLIALLVVLIYVGMRFQFKFGIAAVLPLAHDVLIVLGIFSLFQWTFDLTVLAALLAIIGYSLNDTIVVADRIRENFRTMRVGDSWEVINTSIHQTISRTINTSGTTLVVLIALYVFGGEAINGFALALIIGVVVGTYSSIYVSANLLIALGVSREDLILPVKEGVVGQDEDEKPPEWLDRM, encoded by the coding sequence ATGCATGACGCTCAGGAAAAACCGTTTGATTTTATGGGTTTTCGGAAGATTGCTTCAATTCTTTCGATTACCCTGCTAGTGCTCGCTGTGGGCCTGTTGGCGGTGCGCGGGTTGAATTTCGGTATGGATTTCACCGGTGGCACGTCGGTTGAATTTGAATACCAGCAGGCGCCAGCTCTGCCTGAGATACGCACAGCGTTGAGTGACGCCGGCTATGAGCAGTTTGTGGTGCAGAATTTCGGTTCTGACAAAACGGTTTTGGTGCGGCTCTCAGAGTCGGGTAACGATATGCTGGCCCAAGAGATTACCAGCACCTTAACCGCGGGCGGAGCTGAGCTGAAGCTAATCAGTTCGGAGTTTATTGGCTCCCAAGTGGGCGAAGAACTGAAAGAGGACAGCGGTTTGGGCATGCTGATTGCATTGTTGGTGGTGCTGATTTACGTTGGCATGCGCTTTCAGTTCAAATTCGGTATTGCTGCCGTGCTGCCCCTGGCTCACGACGTCCTCATTGTGCTGGGTATTTTTTCGCTGTTTCAGTGGACCTTTGATCTTACGGTTCTGGCCGCCCTGTTGGCCATCATCGGCTATTCGCTGAACGACACTATTGTGGTGGCGGACCGTATCCGGGAAAACTTCCGCACCATGCGGGTGGGGGACTCATGGGAGGTGATCAATACATCCATTCATCAGACCATCAGCCGTACCATCAATACCTCTGGTACCACGCTGGTGGTGCTGATTGCGCTTTACGTGTTCGGCGGTGAGGCGATCAACGGATTTGCTTTGGCGCTGATTATCGGCGTGGTGGTGGGTACTTACTCGTCTATCTACGTATCGGCGAACCTGTTGATTGCGCTCGGCGTGTCTCGCGAAGACCTGATTCTTCCGGTGAAAGAAGGCGTTGTCGGCCAGGATGAAGACGAGAAACCGCCGGAATGGTTGGACCGTATGTAG
- a CDS encoding inositol monophosphatase family protein — MQPAIKMALRVARQGSDYLKAHFERQEPSDKDSSEREHQLDRVEQAIYDNFVEQLEKAYKDHHIAPLNQADAGTYDKSWHIFPVLGRDNFLRGIPEFVLALAQKKNNRIESLLIVNPITGEEYSASRGHGAALNSRRVRVSEVRQLISSALATNVLDQARKDDNPQLWGEMATVLATNSRIFRTSGCVVLDIARVSAGHLDAVIAFRPEGAEMDLGVALAMESGALTGDFSGNPSASNAKQLIVANPKLFRELLKELHPFRGRLPR, encoded by the coding sequence ATGCAACCAGCGATTAAAATGGCCCTGCGCGTTGCGCGCCAGGGGTCGGACTACCTCAAAGCACATTTCGAGCGCCAGGAACCCAGCGACAAAGACAGCAGCGAGCGAGAGCATCAGCTGGACCGCGTCGAACAGGCCATTTACGATAATTTCGTAGAGCAGCTCGAAAAAGCCTACAAAGACCACCACATTGCCCCCCTGAACCAGGCAGATGCCGGCACCTATGACAAAAGCTGGCACATCTTTCCGGTTCTGGGTCGCGACAATTTTCTGCGGGGTATTCCGGAATTTGTTCTGGCACTGGCCCAGAAAAAGAACAACCGGATTGAGAGCCTACTGATTGTTAACCCAATCACCGGTGAAGAATACTCAGCCAGCCGTGGCCACGGCGCCGCACTGAACAGCCGCCGGGTGCGGGTATCAGAAGTGCGCCAACTAATCAGCTCGGCGCTGGCTACCAACGTTCTTGACCAGGCCCGTAAAGACGACAACCCACAACTGTGGGGCGAAATGGCCACCGTTCTGGCAACCAACTCACGGATCTTCCGTACGTCTGGGTGCGTAGTGCTGGATATCGCGCGGGTATCAGCCGGCCATCTGGACGCAGTGATTGCCTTTCGTCCGGAAGGCGCCGAAATGGACCTGGGTGTTGCCCTGGCGATGGAATCAGGCGCCCTGACCGGGGACTTCTCTGGCAACCCGTCGGCCAGTAATGCCAAGCAGTTGATTGTGGCTAACCCCAAGCTGTTTCGTGAATTGCTGAAGGAACTGCATCCGTTCCGCGGCCGCTTGCCCCGCTAA
- a CDS encoding RNA-guided endonuclease InsQ/TnpB family protein codes for MTEFTKTLKVRVRDKHANVLRCQAAAVNRVWNFVNELSHRSIRERGQFLSAFDLHPYTKGAGKLLGLHSQTLQVVAQEYVTRRKQFRKSKLAWRKTHGVRRSLGWVPVNTGAAVWSNGQVRFHGQHYRVWDSYGLSQYKFRSGCFSEDARGRWYFCVVVSVKPDRRCGTGSVGLDLGLKTTATPSSGEPLQAGRFYRDQQQKLAVAQRARKKQRVKAIHAKIRNRRYDALHKFSRELVNNNGLIVVGNVSSSGLAKTTMAKSVLDAGWSTLRTLLSYKCESAGGIFLEVDERYTTQTCSCCGSLSPNSPKGRAGLGIREWTCECGVTHNRDSNAARNILALGHKRLEVGIPFQKAG; via the coding sequence ATGACCGAGTTCACCAAAACCCTCAAAGTCCGAGTTCGGGACAAACACGCTAATGTGCTGCGCTGTCAGGCCGCGGCTGTTAACCGTGTGTGGAATTTTGTGAATGAACTCAGTCATCGCAGCATTCGGGAGAGAGGACAGTTTCTGTCGGCCTTCGATCTTCATCCTTATACCAAGGGTGCCGGCAAGCTTCTAGGCCTTCACAGCCAAACACTTCAGGTCGTTGCCCAGGAATACGTCACACGCCGCAAGCAGTTCCGAAAATCCAAACTCGCGTGGCGTAAAACCCACGGGGTTCGCCGGTCGCTCGGCTGGGTGCCAGTGAACACCGGCGCCGCGGTTTGGAGCAACGGGCAGGTTCGGTTCCACGGTCAGCATTATCGGGTCTGGGACAGTTACGGTTTGTCTCAGTACAAATTCCGCTCTGGCTGCTTTTCTGAGGACGCCCGAGGTCGGTGGTATTTCTGCGTGGTTGTCTCGGTAAAACCCGATCGCCGGTGTGGCACTGGCAGCGTGGGTCTGGATCTGGGCCTGAAGACCACGGCTACGCCCAGTTCGGGCGAGCCGCTGCAAGCGGGTCGCTTCTATCGGGATCAGCAGCAAAAGCTGGCGGTGGCCCAGCGAGCGAGAAAAAAACAGCGGGTGAAAGCGATTCACGCCAAAATCCGCAATCGCCGGTACGATGCTTTGCACAAATTCAGTCGTGAGCTGGTCAATAACAACGGCCTGATCGTTGTCGGTAATGTGTCCAGCTCCGGCCTGGCAAAAACCACTATGGCCAAGTCGGTGCTCGACGCTGGCTGGTCCACACTAAGAACCCTGTTGTCATACAAATGCGAGAGCGCAGGCGGGATTTTTCTGGAAGTTGATGAACGGTACACCACCCAGACTTGCTCGTGTTGTGGCTCTTTGAGCCCCAACAGTCCGAAAGGTAGAGCAGGCCTTGGAATAAGAGAATGGACCTGTGAGTGCGGTGTCACTCACAACCGCGATTCCAATGCGGCCAGGAACATTCTCGCGCTTGGGCATAAGCGTCTAGAGGTAGGAATCCCCTTCCAAAAAGCCGGTTAA
- the trmJ gene encoding tRNA (cytosine(32)/uridine(32)-2'-O)-methyltransferase TrmJ: MHKPSRPLGSPDTYNDRIRIVLVETSHSGNIGAVARAMKNMGLGNLWMVNPRSFPDETSYARAAGASDVLDTATVVGSLDEALADCVLVMGTSARGRKVPWPVMPPDQAATAAASHCGQGTVALVFGRENHGLSNDELQRCHYHIHIPSNPDYSSLNLAMAVQVMCYELRMSYLKGLEADARRPYLEPIAQPGDPGWDVAPASVGDVEGFFGHLQQVLEEIDFHRRDKPRQLMARLRRLFQRAKMDRMEVNILRGVLSAVQKTAGASATEQSTSSTGPQAPEQDQGKRHV; encoded by the coding sequence ATGCACAAACCGTCCCGCCCGCTGGGCTCACCTGACACCTACAACGACCGAATCCGTATTGTTCTGGTGGAAACCTCCCACTCTGGCAACATTGGTGCGGTAGCGCGAGCCATGAAAAATATGGGATTGGGAAATCTGTGGATGGTGAACCCACGATCGTTCCCGGACGAAACCTCGTACGCGAGGGCCGCCGGGGCATCGGATGTTCTGGACACCGCAACCGTGGTGGGCAGTCTTGACGAGGCACTGGCGGATTGCGTGTTGGTGATGGGCACCAGCGCTCGCGGGCGCAAGGTGCCCTGGCCAGTCATGCCGCCGGACCAGGCCGCAACTGCGGCAGCCAGCCATTGCGGCCAGGGCACAGTGGCGCTGGTGTTTGGTCGGGAGAATCATGGCTTGAGCAACGACGAACTGCAACGTTGTCACTATCATATTCATATTCCGTCCAATCCGGATTACAGCTCATTGAATCTGGCGATGGCTGTTCAGGTTATGTGTTATGAATTGCGCATGAGTTATCTGAAAGGGCTTGAAGCCGATGCCCGGCGGCCCTATTTAGAGCCAATTGCGCAGCCTGGTGACCCCGGGTGGGACGTAGCTCCTGCCAGTGTTGGCGATGTTGAAGGCTTTTTTGGCCATTTACAGCAGGTGCTGGAAGAAATTGATTTTCATCGCCGGGACAAGCCGCGCCAACTGATGGCGCGTCTGCGCAGGTTGTTCCAGCGGGCGAAAATGGACCGAATGGAAGTTAATATCCTAAGAGGCGTTTTGTCGGCCGTTCAAAAAACGGCAGGCGCTTCGGCAACCGAGCAATCAACCTCCAGTACCGGGCCACAAGCGCCGGAGCAGGACCAGGGCAAACGTCATGTTTAG
- the iscR gene encoding Fe-S cluster assembly transcriptional regulator IscR, with the protein MKLTTKGRYAVTAMLDLALHGDHGPVTLADISARQEISLSYLEQLFSRLRRRHLVASIRGPGGGYRLSRGADVIFISEVVDAVSESLDTTRCGNKGDCQSGEKCLTHHLWSDLSEQIFQFLDNISLNDLMKKREIRQVADRQNLRQSDAGFETINTRLLSEQAPV; encoded by the coding sequence ATGAAGTTGACAACAAAAGGCCGGTACGCGGTAACCGCTATGCTGGACCTTGCACTGCACGGTGACCATGGGCCGGTTACGCTTGCTGATATATCAGCCCGCCAGGAAATCTCCCTGTCGTACCTGGAACAGCTATTTTCGCGGCTGCGACGCAGGCACTTGGTGGCCAGCATTCGTGGCCCGGGCGGTGGCTATCGCCTGAGCCGCGGTGCTGATGTCATTTTTATATCAGAGGTGGTAGACGCTGTCAGCGAGTCACTTGATACCACACGCTGTGGTAATAAGGGCGATTGTCAGAGCGGCGAGAAATGCCTGACTCACCACCTGTGGTCTGACCTCAGCGAGCAGATTTTTCAGTTTCTGGATAACATTAGCCTGAATGACTTGATGAAAAAACGTGAAATCCGCCAAGTGGCGGACCGCCAGAATCTGCGCCAGAGCGATGCAGGTTTTGAAACGATTAACACCCGGCTGCTGAGCGAACAGGCGCCGGTTTAA
- a CDS encoding aminotransferase class V-fold PLP-dependent enzyme, with product MKKPVYLDYAATTPADIAVAEEMMRHLTLDGVFGNPASRTHGYGWQAEAAVETARRQVATLINADPREIVWTSGATESDNLAIKGAVAGHDAPHIITSMIEHKAVLDTCGWLQEQGVSVTWLKPDACGRIHVGQVVEALRPETVLVSLMLVNNELGSISDIAVVGAELRGRGVLFHVDAAQAPGKIPVDVKALSADLLSLSAHKVYGPKGIGALYVRRSPDVRIQAQIHGGGHERGMRSGTLPAHQIVGMGKAFELAADSLAADSARLEQLRGHFLGALAELEGVSLNGSLNSRLNGDKAGDDPSLRVPGIINLSFAGIDAETLMLGLRELAVSSGSACTSATLEPSYVLRGIGLNDKQAQCALRFSFGRYTSGEEVDFAAAHIIDVVGRLRSAR from the coding sequence ATGAAAAAACCCGTTTACTTAGATTATGCGGCCACTACGCCCGCAGATATTGCTGTTGCCGAAGAAATGATGCGCCACCTGACATTGGATGGTGTCTTTGGTAACCCGGCCTCGCGTACCCATGGTTATGGTTGGCAGGCCGAAGCAGCAGTAGAAACTGCACGTCGCCAGGTGGCCACATTGATCAACGCCGATCCCCGCGAAATTGTATGGACCTCCGGTGCTACCGAGTCTGACAACCTGGCGATCAAGGGCGCGGTGGCCGGGCACGATGCTCCCCACATTATTACCTCTATGATTGAACACAAAGCCGTTCTGGATACTTGTGGCTGGCTGCAGGAGCAGGGTGTGAGCGTTACCTGGCTGAAGCCCGATGCTTGCGGGCGTATTCATGTTGGGCAGGTGGTCGAGGCACTCAGGCCAGAGACCGTGTTGGTGAGCCTGATGCTGGTAAACAATGAATTGGGCAGCATTAGTGACATTGCGGTTGTTGGGGCCGAACTGCGTGGCCGCGGGGTACTTTTTCACGTTGATGCAGCTCAGGCTCCCGGAAAAATACCGGTGGATGTAAAGGCCTTGAGTGCTGATTTGCTGTCACTGTCGGCGCATAAGGTTTATGGCCCCAAAGGGATAGGCGCGCTTTACGTGCGCCGCTCGCCAGACGTGCGTATTCAAGCGCAGATTCACGGTGGCGGTCACGAGCGCGGTATGCGCTCTGGCACCCTGCCGGCCCATCAAATTGTGGGTATGGGTAAAGCGTTTGAGTTGGCCGCAGACAGCCTTGCCGCCGACAGTGCCAGGCTGGAGCAGTTGCGTGGGCATTTTCTGGGGGCGCTGGCCGAGCTTGAAGGGGTTTCCCTTAACGGGAGTCTCAATAGCCGTCTCAACGGCGATAAAGCCGGTGATGACCCCAGCTTGCGAGTGCCCGGTATTATCAATTTGTCGTTTGCGGGCATTGATGCAGAAACCCTGATGTTGGGCCTGCGTGAATTGGCGGTGTCTTCCGGTTCGGCCTGTACATCGGCAACCCTGGAGCCGTCTTATGTATTGCGCGGTATCGGGCTAAACGATAAGCAGGCTCAGTGTGCGCTGCGGTTTTCATTTGGCCGGTATACTAGCGGCGAGGAAGTGGATTTCGCGGCGGCACACATTATTGATGTTGTTGGCCGGCTGCGGTCTGCGCGGTAG
- the ndk gene encoding nucleoside-diphosphate kinase gives MANERTLSIIKPDAVAKNVIGKIISRFENAELHVVAAKMMHLSQDQAEGFYAEHKERPFFNDLVAFMTSGPVVVQALEGEGAILKNRDLMGATNPKEAEAGTIRADFASSIDANAVHGSDSAASAEREIAYFFNDNEVCPRG, from the coding sequence ATGGCGAATGAACGCACTCTGTCGATCATCAAGCCTGATGCCGTTGCAAAAAATGTAATCGGCAAAATCATCAGCCGTTTTGAAAATGCGGAGCTGCATGTTGTTGCAGCAAAAATGATGCACCTGAGCCAGGATCAGGCTGAAGGCTTTTACGCCGAGCACAAAGAACGTCCGTTCTTTAACGATCTGGTCGCGTTTATGACGTCTGGCCCGGTGGTTGTTCAGGCTTTGGAAGGCGAAGGCGCCATTTTGAAAAACCGTGACCTGATGGGTGCTACTAATCCAAAAGAAGCGGAAGCTGGCACTATTCGTGCCGACTTTGCATCGTCTATTGATGCTAACGCGGTTCACGGCTCCGACTCGGCGGCTTCCGCAGAGCGCGAAATTGCTTATTTTTTCAATGATAACGAAGTCTGCCCGCGCGGCTGA
- the rlmN gene encoding 23S rRNA (adenine(2503)-C(2))-methyltransferase RlmN, producing the protein MTAPAEKTNLLGMPKAKLEAYFESLGEKRFRATQVLQWIHQRGVGDFDEMTNMSKPLRDKLKLIAEVRGPEVVYDEVAKDGTRKWVMRMDNGNNVETVLIPDGERGTLCVSSQIGCSLDCSFCSTGKRGFNRNLTSAEIIGQVWAARKTFMPYAPGPDRPITNVVMMGMGEPLLNFDNVVDAMNLMMEDLAYGISKRRVTLSTSGVVPAIDKLGEVTDVSLAISLHAANDELRNQLVPINKKYPIAELLAATRRYLSRLPDKRKATIEYTVIAGVNDHVDQARELAEVLRGLPCKINLIPFNPFPESGYERPSMNATRRFQAVLNEEGYIATVRMPRGDDIDAACGQLVGKVEDRTRRSARYIAVQQVSA; encoded by the coding sequence ATGACAGCACCCGCTGAAAAAACAAATCTTCTGGGAATGCCCAAAGCCAAGCTTGAGGCCTATTTTGAATCCCTGGGGGAAAAACGTTTTCGCGCTACCCAGGTGCTGCAATGGATTCACCAGCGTGGTGTGGGTGACTTCGATGAAATGACCAATATGAGCAAGCCCCTGCGGGACAAGCTTAAGCTGATCGCCGAAGTACGTGGCCCGGAAGTGGTCTATGACGAAGTGGCCAAAGACGGCACCCGTAAATGGGTAATGCGCATGGACAACGGCAACAACGTAGAAACCGTGCTGATACCTGACGGTGAACGTGGCACTCTGTGCGTGTCATCACAGATTGGTTGCAGTCTGGATTGCAGTTTTTGTTCAACGGGTAAGAGAGGCTTCAACCGTAACCTGACCTCTGCCGAGATTATTGGGCAGGTGTGGGCTGCGCGCAAAACGTTCATGCCCTATGCTCCGGGCCCAGATCGTCCGATTACCAACGTGGTGATGATGGGCATGGGCGAGCCCTTGTTGAACTTCGACAACGTCGTAGACGCCATGAATCTGATGATGGAAGATCTGGCCTACGGCATTTCCAAGCGCCGGGTAACCCTGAGCACGTCGGGCGTAGTTCCGGCGATCGACAAGCTGGGTGAGGTTACCGATGTTTCATTGGCTATTTCTTTGCACGCCGCAAATGATGAGTTGCGTAACCAGTTAGTACCTATCAATAAAAAGTACCCAATAGCAGAGTTGCTGGCAGCTACCCGCCGTTATCTAAGTCGCCTGCCAGACAAGCGCAAGGCAACGATTGAATACACTGTGATTGCAGGTGTGAACGATCATGTCGATCAAGCGCGAGAACTGGCCGAGGTTCTGCGTGGTTTGCCGTGTAAGATCAACCTGATACCATTCAATCCGTTCCCGGAAAGTGGCTATGAACGCCCGAGTATGAATGCCACCCGGCGATTCCAAGCGGTGTTGAACGAGGAAGGATATATTGCGACTGTACGCATGCCCCGTGGCGATGATATAGACGCTGCTTGTGGTCAGCTGGTGGGCAAGGTGGAAGACCGAACCCGCCGCAGCGCTCGCTATATTGCGGTGCAGCAGGTTTCAGCGTAA
- the pilW gene encoding type IV pilus biogenesis/stability protein PilW, with the protein MVNQFVSARFMMSLMLATVLLFSGCVTTTDSRFAREADRQKALTDYVQLASAYIGQGNFERARHHLDRALEIDSNNSPALAAKGLIFANEGEPELAESNFRRAISADSKNTRANVYYGAFLYGQSRMEQARDQFAKASGDTGYPDRGSVFFNLGMTQEQLDDFPAAISSYRRATELARSDPKTLLALSRVLLETGDVTASDYYYSRLLTIMQRSARLQHSSESLLVGVRIARLLDKRDQEASLALMLRNNFPESAELRQYKVLMSNGQ; encoded by the coding sequence ATGGTAAATCAGTTTGTCAGTGCCCGTTTTATGATGTCGCTGATGCTGGCGACGGTGTTGTTGTTTTCGGGCTGTGTAACCACCACTGACAGCCGCTTTGCCCGCGAAGCCGATCGCCAGAAAGCGCTGACGGATTACGTTCAGCTGGCATCAGCGTATATTGGCCAGGGAAATTTTGAGCGAGCCCGTCATCACTTGGACCGTGCTCTGGAAATTGATTCGAATAATTCGCCGGCGTTAGCCGCCAAAGGCCTTATTTTCGCCAACGAGGGCGAACCTGAGCTGGCTGAAAGCAATTTCAGACGCGCAATCTCCGCCGATTCAAAAAATACCCGCGCCAATGTTTATTATGGCGCGTTTTTGTATGGCCAGAGCCGAATGGAACAGGCGCGCGACCAGTTTGCCAAGGCTTCTGGCGATACCGGTTATCCGGACCGGGGCTCCGTTTTTTTCAACCTCGGGATGACTCAGGAGCAGCTGGATGATTTTCCAGCTGCGATCAGCAGCTACCGCCGCGCCACCGAGTTAGCACGCAGTGATCCCAAAACATTGCTGGCCTTATCACGCGTGCTGTTAGAAACCGGTGATGTGACAGCATCCGACTACTATTACAGCCGGCTGTTAACCATAATGCAGCGCAGCGCCCGCCTGCAGCACTCCTCTGAAAGCCTGCTGGTGGGGGTTCGTATTGCGCGCCTTCTGGACAAACGTGACCAAGAGGCCAGTTTAGCGTTAATGTTGCGGAACAATTTCCCCGAATCGGCAGAACTCCGGCAATAT